A window of Haloarcula marismortui ATCC 43049 genomic DNA:
GTTCTCCGTCGGACCAGTCGTCTCCGTGGCGGTTGAATCCGTCTCGGAGTCAGCTCTTGTCCCCGGTCTAGGTTCGCTCGCCACCTCCGTCTCTCTCGTCGCTTCGACGCCCGTATCGGCCGTCTCGGCATCCGCCAGAAGGTCCCGCGACCGCTCGACAACGGAGTCGGGGACGCCGGCCATGCTCGCCACCTCGACACCGTAGGAGGCCGCCGCGGGACCGGGCGCGAGTTCGTGGTCGAAGCGAACGTCGCCGTCCTCGCGGCTGGTCTCGAAGTGGCGGTTGGTTGCGCCGGACAGCGCCGCGGCGACGGCGGTCAGGTCGTGATGATGGGTCGCAAACAGCGTGTACGCGCCGACCTCGTCGTGGAGATACTCGGTCACGGCGCGGGCGATAGCAAGCCCGTCGGCCGTCGACGTGCCGCGGCCGACCTCGTCCAGCAGGACCAGCGAGTTTTCCGTCGCCGCGTCCAGAATCGTCGCCAGTTCGGTCATCTCGATCATGAACGTCGAGCGGCCGCCGGCGATGTCGTCGCTGGCCCCAACGCGGGTGAACACGCGGTCGAGAATCGGGAGGTCGGCCGCTTTCGCAGGGACGAAACTGCCCGACTGTGCGAGCAGGCAAATCAATGCGACCTGCCGCATATACGTCGACTTCCCGCTCATGTTCGGCCCCGTGACGACGGCGAGGAAGGGCTGTATATCGTCCGCGGTGACACCGTCGTCGCTTCCGTCTCTGCTCGCTGGGACTGGCCCGCTCCCCAGATGCGTATCGTTAGGGATGAAGGCATCCTCGGTCCGCTCGACGACCGGATGGCGGCCGGCGGTGACGTCAATGCCGTCGCTGCCGACGGTGGGTCGGCAGTAGTCGTACTGCGCCGCAACCTCGGCGAACGAAACCAGCACGTCCAGTCGGGCGAGGCGGTCGGCAAGCGCCTGCACGCGCTCGGCCTCGTCGGCCACCTCGTCCCGGACTGCACAGAACAGGTCGTACTCCAGGTCGTCGGCCGCGCTCTCGGCCCGTAGAATCTCGTCCTCGCGCTCTTTGAGCGCTGGCGTGTAGTAGCGCTCGCTGTTTTTCAGCGTCTGGCGTCGCTGGTAGTCCTCGGGGACAGCATCGAGGTTGGCGTTTGTCACCTCGATGTAGTAGCCGTGGACGGAGGTATGCCCGACCTTCAGCGAGTCAATGCCGGTGCGCTCGCGCTCGCTCGCTTCCAGTTCGTCGATCCATTCCTTGCCGGACTGCTCGGTCGAGCGCAGTCGGTCCAGTTCCTCGTCGTAGCCTTCGCGAATGACGCCGCCCTCGGTCACCTGCTGTGGCGGGTCCGGGCGAATCGCCGCCTCAATTTCCTCGCGGGTCTCGGCCAGCGGGTCCAGCGTCGCGTGCAGGTCCGCGAGCAGGCGGGCATCGGCGTCGGCGAGGTGGTCACGGATATCCGGCACGACCGACAGCGTGGCGGCCAGCGACCGGAGGTCACGGGCGTTTGCCCGGCCCCGAGAGACTCGCGAGATGAGGCGTTCGAGGTCGTACACCTCTGCCAGAAGGGCAGATAGCTCCTCTCTGGTGGCGGGGTCGCGCTGGAGTTCCGCGACCGCGCCGTGGCGGGCCTCAATGCGGTCAGCGTCGAGTAGTGGCCGGCGGAGCCAGTCGGTCAGCTTCCGCCGCCCCAGCGCACACGCCGTTTCATCGACTGTATCGACCAGCGTGCGGTTCTCGTGGCCCCGGACTGAGCGCCGCTTGAACAGTTCGAGGCTCTCGACAGCCACGGCGTCAAGTAGCATATACTCCCGCGGGTCGTACCGCGTGAGGTGATTGAGGTAGTCGAGCGTG
This region includes:
- the mutS gene encoding DNA mismatch repair protein MutS is translated as MDAALGPPEQMAELEEDLTPMMAQYYELCRQYDDALVLFQVGDFYEAFCAAAKRVARLCEITLTQREDSTGEYPMAGIPIDNAESYVETLLDAGYRVAIADQVEDPDEVSGVVERAVTRIVTPGTLTESELLGGADNNYVAALTAGERYGLALLDISTGDCYATSVGSESAVADELSRFGPAEAIVGPDVDVDRDAVFGPACLVTRYDADAFAQDRAEDRVGQYFGPPERLLAGGAEIRACGGLLAYAEYTRGSSGAVGPDGEPVDPDVDPAGTLDYLNHLTRYDPREYMLLDAVAVESLELFKRRSVRGHENRTLVDTVDETACALGRRKLTDWLRRPLLDADRIEARHGAVAELQRDPATREELSALLAEVYDLERLISRVSRGRANARDLRSLAATLSVVPDIRDHLADADARLLADLHATLDPLAETREEIEAAIRPDPPQQVTEGGVIREGYDEELDRLRSTEQSGKEWIDELEASERERTGIDSLKVGHTSVHGYYIEVTNANLDAVPEDYQRRQTLKNSERYYTPALKEREDEILRAESAADDLEYDLFCAVRDEVADEAERVQALADRLARLDVLVSFAEVAAQYDYCRPTVGSDGIDVTAGRHPVVERTEDAFIPNDTHLGSGPVPASRDGSDDGVTADDIQPFLAVVTGPNMSGKSTYMRQVALICLLAQSGSFVPAKAADLPILDRVFTRVGASDDIAGGRSTFMIEMTELATILDAATENSLVLLDEVGRGTSTADGLAIARAVTEYLHDEVGAYTLFATHHHDLTAVAAALSGATNRHFETSREDGDVRFDHELAPGPAAASYGVEVASMAGVPDSVVERSRDLLADAETADTGVEATRETEVASEPRPGTRADSETDSTATETTGPTENGAASAPAGEATSDDHAQEVFQTNGAAAEDELPESVAQQLASLDVATMTPIEAMNALADLQDRIE